From the genome of Candidozyma auris chromosome 2, complete sequence, one region includes:
- a CDS encoding oligopeptide transporter OPT1 — MARTSSDASISSGDRTSLQKAKSPDVVHTIKSVDIEKVERELEHDDWSFHEGNVEELANSPYPEVRAAVSLDIDLDVKLNHWRTWTLTMIFVIVFAGVNQFFSLRYPSLTIGFIVAQIVSFPIGKSLAKLPNYKPSFLPDFFQLNPGPYSRQEHGLLTIVVSLTSSTSYAMNILIAQTNFYNQKLSAGYMILLVFSTQLLGYGAAGLTRRFIVYPASMIWPQTLVTTSLFNTLHTKEGAALDKMVANGWTMSRYKFFGIVSIFSFVWYWLPGYLFKALSYFDFITWIWPHNTVVNQVFGVQSGLGIIPISFDWTQATQAMSASPLATPAWVSANTYASTFIFFIIVLPCLYYTNTMYAKYMPMISSTTFDNKGKKYDVSKVLNDKLVFDEESYKKYSPLFVPFSYLLSYALNFAAVIAIFVHCFLYHGKDIVKKLQDQRHGGEDIHKRLMNNFKEAPDWWYLVLFVISIVLSFVAVCCYETQLPWWGLIIALCIAFVNFVPQGLLEGITNQHVGLNIITELVAGYIWQGKPLANMMVKLYGFIPMRQGLDFSRDLKIAQYMKIPPRLLFFVQIIGTLAAGLVNVGVQEWMRSNIDNICSPKQSDGFICANGRTIFNSSIVWGAVGPAKLFNPGKRYNAFMYFFLIGFFTPFITWLVAKKWPKHWVSRINAPVFFTGPGNIPPSTIYNYSLYFVISYGFNHYIRKWYRAFHVKYTYILSAAIDSGVSISAVIIFLCVSYPAGSLKWWGNTVFNKTYDGQSMPFYKLGPNETFGPSTWD, encoded by the coding sequence ATggcaagaacttcttcagatGCCTCTATAAGCTCAGGCGACAGAACCctgttgcaaaaagctaAGTCGCCAGATGTCGTCCACACTATCAAGTCTGTGGACATCGAGAAAGTTGAAAGAGAGCTCGAGCACGATGACTGGCTGTTTCACGAGGGAAATGTCGAAGAATTGGCAAACTCGCCCTACCCTGAGGTGCGTGCTGCAGTCAGTCTAGATATAGACCTTGATGTGAAGCTCAACCATTGGAGAACATGGACACTCACGATGATCTTTGTGATAGTTTTTGCCGGAGTAAACCAGTTTTTTTCTCTCCGGTATCCGTCATTGACAATTGGCTTTATTGTGGCCCAGATTGTATCTTTTCCCATTGGCAAGCTGTTGGCCAAGCTCCCAAACTACAAACCTTCCTTCCTTCCAGATTTCTTCCAGTTGAATCCAGGACCGTACTCAAGACAAGAGCATGGCTTGCTAACGATTGTGGTGTCGTTAACCTCGTCTACTTCATACGCCATGAACATTTTAATTGCCCAGACCAATTTCTATAATCAGAAGCTCAGCGCAGGTTATATGATTCTCTTGGTGTTCTCCACACAGCTCTTGGGATACGGCGCCGCTGGGCTCACAAGACGCTTCATTGTCTACCCAGCGTCCATGATCTGGCCCCAAACTTTAGTGACCACATCACTTTTTAATACTTTGCACACCAAAGAAGGCGCTGCTCTCGACAAAATGGTCGCCAACGGCTGGACCATGTCCAGGTACAAGTTCTTCGGCATTGTCTCTATCTTCTCCTTTGTGTGGTACTGGTTGCCCGGgtacttgttcaaggcGTTGTCTTACTTTGACTTCATCACCTGGATATGGCCCCACAACACTGTAGTGAACCAGGTGTTCGGTGTTCAGTCTGGTTTGGGCATTATTCCCATTTCTTTTGATTGGACCCAAGCAACACAGGCGATGTCTGCGTCACCATTGGCTACACCAGCGTGGGTATCTGCTAATACTTACGCGTCAACattcatcttcttcatcattgtGTTGCCCTGTCTTTATTATACGAATACCATGTATGCCAAGTACATGCCTATGATTTCCTCTACTACATTCGATAATAAGGGCAAGAAATATGATGTTTCGAAGGTGCTTAATGATAAGCTTGTTTTTGACGAAGAGAGCTACAAGAAGTACTCCCCATTATTTGTGCCCTTCTCATATTTGCTTTCTTACGCCCTTAACTTTGCTGCCGTGATTGCCATCTTTGTTCACTGCTTCTTGTACCACGGAAAAGACATTgtcaaaaaattgcaagacCAAAGACATGGCGGTGAAGACATCCACAAGCGGTTGatgaacaacttcaaagaagcaccTGACTGGTGGTATTTGGTTCTTTTCGTTATTTCAATTGTGCTTTCCTTTGTTGCGGTATGCTGCTATGAAACCCAACTTCCATGGTGGGGACTTATCATTGCTTTGTGTATTGCGTTTGTCAATTTTGTCCCTCAAGGCTTGCTTGAAGGTATCACTAACCAGCACGTTGGTCTTAACATCATCACTGAACTTGTTGCTGGTTACATCTGGCAAGGAAAGCCATTGGCAAACATGATGGTGAAATTATACGGGTTCATCCCAATGAGACAGGGACTCGACTTCTCCAGAGATCTAAAGATTGCTCAATACATGAAGATCCCACCAAGACTTTTGTTTTTTGTCCAGATTATCGGCACTTTGGCCGCAGGTTTGGTGAATGTCGGTGTTCAAGAGTGGATGAGATCAAACATCGACAATATCTGTAGCCCCAAGCAATCCGATGGATTCATCTGCGCCAATGGCAGGACtatcttcaactcctccatAGTTTGGGGTGCTGTCGGGCCCgcaaagctcttcaatcCAGGCAAACGGTACAACGCTTTCATGTACTTCTTCCTCATAGGCTTCTTTACCCCATTCATAACTTGGcttgttgccaaaaaatGGCCAAAGCACTGGGTGAGCAGAATCAATGCACCAGTGTTCTTTACTGGTCCAGGCAACATCCCTCCATCCACCATATACAATTATTCGCTCTATTTCGTCATTTCATATGGCTTCAACCATTACATCCGCAAATGGTACAGAGCGTTCCACGTCAAGTACACATACATTTTGTCTGCAGCCATTGATTCTGGTGTATCTATTTCGGCGGTGATCATCTTCCTTTGTGTATCTTACCCGGCTGGATCACTCAAATGGTGGGGGAACACTGTGTTTAATAAGACTTACGATGGTCAGTCAATGCCCTTCTACAAATTAGGACCAAACGAGACATTTGGGCCCTCCACATGGGACTGA
- the RPS5 gene encoding 40S ribosomal protein uS7: MSDVEEVQVEEPVVQQELQLVELATPIPAEIQAAQQEIKLFNKWSFEDVEVKDVSLVDYIQIRQPVFVSHTAGRYASKRFRKAQCPIIERLTNSLMMNGRNNGKKLKAVRIIKHALEIIHVLTEQNPLQVVVDAIVNSGAREDSTRIGSSGTVRRQAVDVSPLRRVNTAIALLTIGAREAAFRNIKSIAECLAEELINAAKGSSTSYAIKKKDELERVAKSNR; encoded by the coding sequence ATGTCTGACGTTGAGGAAGTTCAAGTCGAGGAGCCAGTTGTCCAGCAAGAGCTCCAGTTGGTCGAGTTGGCCACCCCAATCCCAGCCGAGATCCAGGCTGCTCAGCaggagatcaagttgttcaacaagtgGTCTTTTGAGGATGTTGAGGTCAAGGACGTTTCCCTCGTTGACTACATCCAGATCAGACAGCCAGTGTTCGTTTCCCACACTGCCGGCAGATACGCTTCCAAGAGATTCAGAAAGGCCCAGTGCCCAATCATCGAGAGATTGAccaactccttgatgatgaacGGTAGAAACAACGgtaagaagttgaaggccgtcagaatcatcaagcacGCTTTGGAGATCATCCACGTGTTGACCGAGCAGAACCCACTCCaggttgttgttgacgCCATTGTCAACTCCGGTGCCAGAGAAGACTCCACCAGAATTGGTTCTTCTGGTACTGTCAGAAGACAGGCTGTTGATGTGTCTCCATTGAGAAGAGTCAACACCGCCATTGCCTTGTTGACCATTGGTGCCAGAGAGGCTGCTTTCAGAAACATCAAGTCGATTGCTGAATGTTTGGCTGAGGAGTTGATCAACGCCGCCAAGGGTTCTTCCACCTCTTacgccatcaagaagaaggacgagTTGGAGAGAGTCGCCAAGTCCAACCGTTAA
- the VPS4 gene encoding AAA family ATPase VPS4, whose protein sequence is MSGASDFLTKGIDLIQKAIDADTATRYEEAYKLYYNGLDYLMLALKYEKNQKSKELIKSKFTEYLSRAEQLKDFLEKQSQKSNSAESSATGGSTKAKKDGDDDDADTKKLRGALAGAILSEKPNVKWSDIAGLDAAKDALKEAVILPVKFPQLFTGNRKPTSGILLYGPPGTGKSYLAKAVATEANSTFFSVSSSDLVSKWMGESERLVKQLFSMARENKPSIIFIDEVDALCGPRGEGESEASRRIKTELLVQMNGVGNDSQGVLVLGATNIPWQLDAAVRRRFERRIYIALPDLEARKRMFELNIGEVPCECNQQDLRVLAEMTEGYSGHDIAVVVRDALMQPIRKIQQATHFKPVYEDGKEKLTPCSPGDDGAREMSWLDIGTDELKEPDLTIKDFIKAVKSNRPTVNAQDIENHTKFTNDFGQEGN, encoded by the coding sequence ATGTCGGGAGCGTCAGACTTCCTCACCAAAGGCATAGACCTCATTCAGAAGGCCATTGACGCGGACACCGCCACGCGCTACGAAGAAGCGTACAAGCTCTACTATAATGGGTTGGACTATTTGATGCTCGCGTTGAAGTACGAAAAAAACCAGAAGCTGAAGGAGTTGATTAAGCTGAAGTTCACAGAGTATCTTTCGAGAGCTGAGCAGTTGAAGgattttcttgagaaacagCTGCAGAAATCGAATCTGGCGGAATCGTCTGCTACTGGTGGGTCGACaaaggcaaagaaagacggcgacgatgatgatgccgATACAAAGAAGCTTCGTGGAGCACTCGCAGGTGCTATTCTTTCTGAAAAGCCGAATGTTAAATGGAGTGACATTGCTGGTTTGGACGCTGCTAAAGATGCGTTGAAAGAAGCCGTCATTCTTCCAGTGAAATTCCCCCAGCTTTTCACTGGAAACAGAAAGCCCACTTCGGGTATTTTGCTCTACGGCCCTCCAGGTACGGGTAAATCgtacttggccaaggctgTGGCCACGGAAGCCAATCtgactttcttctctgtgtCTTCTTCGGACCTTGTGTCCAAGTGGATGGGAGAGTCCGAGAGATTGGTGAAGCAATTATTCAGCATGGCTCGTGAAAACAAACCGTCCATCATTTTTATAGACGAAGTGGACGCTCTTTGTGGGCCTCGAGGCGAAGGAGAGAGCGAGGCTCTGCGGAGAATCAAGACAGAGCTCTTGGTGCAGATGAATGGCGTAGGCAACGACTCGCAAGGTGTGTTGGTTCTTGGAGCTACCAATATTCCATGGCAGTTGGACGCAGCCGTGAGGAGAAGATTCGAGAGGAGAATCTACATTGCATTGCCCGACTTGGAAGCTCGTAAGCGCATGTTCGAGTTGAACATTGGAGAGGTGCCCTGTGAATGCAACCAGCAGGATCTTAGAGTGTTGGCAGAGATGACTGAGGGTTACTCGGGTCATGATATTGCGGTGGTGGTGAGAGATGCATTGATGCAGCCGATTAGAAAAATTCAACAGGCAACCCACTTCAAGCCTGTTTACGAAGACGGCAAGGAGAAACTTACCCCGTGTTCTCCTGGTGACGACGGTGCCCGTGAAATGAGCTGGCTCGATATCGGCACCGACGAATTGAAAGAACCCGACTTGACAATTAAGGACTTCATCAAGGCCGTCAAGAGCAACAGACCTACAGTCAACGCTCAAGATATAGAAAACCACACGAAGTTTACCAACGactttggccaagaaggtAACTAA